In one Corallococcus soli genomic region, the following are encoded:
- a CDS encoding ATPase domain-containing protein has protein sequence MQSSKPPLFQSGIPSFDVILGGGIPERQALIVTGTPGCGKTVLCSQVAFQAAARGIPVVVATVTSEPHDKLMGALSSFDFFQPEVLGEKLFVISAYSALKRGPKEARDLLLQTVRERGAALLFIDGLRSIRDLWQDEARLREFLYELGIGLAAINCVGLFTTEYPLEKLMSLPEATTVDGIVSLSIQAQGSRRVRRVEVVKLRGREHLHGEHVMAINKTGVEFVPRLESTPLDFKDEPPTLKRKGFGLPELDALMQGGLPELSTTMLAGSMGIGKTLLATHFVADGARQGEPGLFVSFFDSPAMLMARAKRVGLDVSALRDGGTLTLLHVPPMEIEADVLVQEILRKVDALGVKRLVLDGLTDLELSILDPARRRTFLASLAMRLRMRGVTSVFTREVPKVVGTELDFSDAPVAILGENLLLLRYVELHGQMHRILSVLKMRDSKYASDLREFQINDSGVKVLAPLRSAAGLLTGQARPIGTSVGGSGE, from the coding sequence ATGCAAAGCAGCAAGCCGCCGCTCTTCCAGAGTGGCATCCCCAGCTTCGACGTCATCCTGGGCGGAGGCATCCCCGAGCGTCAGGCGCTCATCGTCACCGGGACCCCCGGGTGCGGAAAGACGGTGTTGTGCAGCCAGGTGGCCTTCCAGGCCGCGGCGCGTGGCATTCCGGTGGTGGTGGCGACCGTGACCTCGGAGCCGCACGACAAGCTGATGGGGGCGCTGTCCAGCTTCGACTTCTTCCAGCCGGAGGTGCTGGGCGAGAAGCTCTTCGTCATCAGCGCCTACTCCGCGCTCAAGCGGGGGCCCAAGGAGGCGCGGGACCTGCTGCTCCAGACGGTGCGCGAGCGGGGCGCGGCCCTGTTGTTCATCGACGGGCTGCGCTCCATCCGGGACCTGTGGCAGGACGAGGCCCGGCTGCGCGAGTTCCTCTATGAGCTGGGCATCGGGCTGGCGGCCATCAACTGCGTGGGCTTGTTCACCACGGAGTACCCGCTGGAGAAGCTGATGTCGCTGCCGGAGGCCACCACGGTGGACGGCATCGTGTCGCTGTCCATCCAGGCCCAGGGTTCGCGCCGGGTGCGCCGGGTGGAGGTGGTGAAGCTTCGCGGCCGGGAGCACCTGCACGGCGAGCACGTCATGGCCATCAACAAGACGGGCGTGGAGTTCGTGCCGCGCCTGGAGTCCACCCCGCTGGATTTCAAGGACGAGCCTCCCACGCTGAAGCGCAAGGGCTTTGGCCTGCCGGAGCTGGACGCGCTGATGCAGGGGGGGCTGCCGGAGCTGAGCACGACGATGCTCGCGGGGAGCATGGGCATTGGCAAGACGCTGCTGGCCACCCACTTCGTCGCGGACGGCGCGCGCCAGGGGGAGCCGGGGCTCTTCGTCTCCTTCTTCGATTCGCCCGCGATGCTGATGGCCCGCGCGAAGCGCGTGGGGCTGGACGTGTCGGCCCTGCGCGACGGGGGGACGCTGACGCTCCTCCACGTGCCGCCCATGGAGATAGAGGCGGACGTGCTCGTGCAGGAGATCCTGAGAAAGGTGGACGCGCTGGGCGTGAAGCGGCTGGTGCTGGACGGCCTCACCGACCTGGAGTTGTCCATCCTGGACCCGGCGCGGCGCCGCACGTTCCTGGCCTCCCTGGCGATGCGGCTGCGCATGCGGGGCGTCACGTCCGTGTTCACGCGCGAGGTGCCCAAGGTGGTTGGCACGGAGCTGGATTTCAGCGACGCGCCGGTGGCCATCCTGGGAGAGAACCTGCTGCTCCTGCGGTACGTGGAGCTGCACGGTCAGATGCACCGCATCCTGTCGGTGCTCAAGATGCGCGACAGCAAGTACGCCAGCGACCTGCGCGAGTTCCAGATCAACGACTCCGGGGTGAAGGTGCTGGCCCCCCTGCGCTCCGCCGCGGGCCTGCTGACAGGGCAGGCCCGGCCCATTGGCACCAGCGTCGGAGGGAGCGGCGAATGA
- a CDS encoding MFS transporter translates to MATLPSDALPASAASRPLSARDVRTLGLAALGGALEFYDFIIFVFFTAVMGRLFFPPETADWLRQLQTFGLFAAGYLARPLGGIVMAHFGDRTGRKRMFTLSVFMMSVPTLLMGLLPTFATAGYAAPLALLALRLLQGAAVGGEVPGAWVFVSEHVPARRVGLACGTLTAGLTLGILLGSLVATAVNTVFAPEEVLAFAWRLPFVVGGVFGFFAVFLRRWLQETPVFEEMRQRHALVRELPLKAALKGHAPAVAVSMLLTWVLTAGIVVVILMTPTLMQQLHGIPAARALGANSVATLTLTLGCICFGMLADRLGTARALTVGTVALLVTVQLFYRGVASAPELLVPLYALVGFCVGVVGVVPAVMVHAFPPAVRFSGISFSYNVAYALFGGLTPLIVTLAMKQSPLAPASYVTAVCCVGLVVAAYLFRKASAGPDSGTREGDADERPLTAR, encoded by the coding sequence ATGGCGACCCTCCCTTCCGACGCCCTCCCCGCTTCCGCCGCATCCCGTCCGCTGTCCGCGCGAGACGTCCGCACGCTGGGGCTGGCGGCGCTGGGGGGCGCGCTGGAGTTCTACGACTTCATCATCTTCGTGTTCTTCACGGCGGTGATGGGCCGGCTGTTCTTCCCTCCCGAGACGGCGGACTGGCTGCGGCAGTTGCAGACGTTCGGGCTGTTCGCGGCGGGCTACCTGGCGCGTCCGCTGGGCGGCATCGTGATGGCGCACTTCGGGGACCGGACGGGGCGCAAGCGGATGTTCACGCTGAGCGTCTTCATGATGTCGGTGCCCACGCTGCTGATGGGGCTGCTGCCCACGTTCGCCACGGCGGGGTACGCAGCGCCGCTGGCGCTGCTGGCCCTGCGGCTGCTCCAGGGCGCGGCGGTGGGCGGCGAGGTGCCGGGCGCGTGGGTGTTCGTCTCCGAGCACGTGCCGGCGCGCCGCGTGGGGCTGGCGTGCGGCACGCTCACGGCGGGCCTCACGCTGGGCATCCTGCTGGGGTCGCTGGTGGCCACCGCCGTCAACACGGTCTTCGCGCCGGAGGAGGTGCTCGCCTTCGCCTGGCGCCTGCCCTTCGTCGTGGGCGGCGTGTTCGGCTTCTTCGCCGTGTTCCTGCGCCGGTGGCTCCAGGAGACGCCCGTCTTCGAGGAGATGCGTCAGCGCCACGCGCTGGTGCGGGAGCTGCCGCTCAAGGCCGCGCTGAAGGGGCACGCGCCCGCCGTCGCGGTGTCCATGCTGCTCACGTGGGTGCTCACCGCCGGCATCGTGGTGGTCATCCTGATGACGCCCACGCTGATGCAGCAGTTGCACGGCATCCCCGCCGCCCGGGCGCTGGGGGCCAACAGCGTGGCCACGCTCACGCTCACCCTGGGCTGCATCTGCTTCGGCATGCTCGCGGACCGGCTGGGGACGGCGCGGGCGCTGACGGTGGGGACGGTTGCCCTGCTCGTCACCGTGCAGCTCTTCTACCGGGGCGTCGCCAGCGCGCCGGAGCTGCTGGTGCCCCTGTACGCCCTGGTGGGCTTCTGCGTGGGCGTCGTCGGGGTCGTGCCTGCGGTGATGGTGCACGCCTTCCCTCCGGCGGTGCGCTTCTCCGGCATCTCCTTCTCGTACAACGTGGCGTACGCCCTGTTCGGCGGCCTGACGCCGCTCATCGTCACGCTCGCGATGAAGCAGAGCCCCCTGGCGCCCGCCTCCTACGTCACGGCGGTCTGCTGCGTGGGGTTGGTGGTGGCGGCGTATCTGTTCCGCAAGGCCTCCGCCGGTCCCGATTCCGGCACCCGCGAGGGCGACGCGGACGAGCGCCCCCTGACGGCACGCTGA
- a CDS encoding serine/threonine protein kinase, with translation MVTPPTVAPEADERFGKYRILQRLAVGGMAHIFLATLDGPDGFSKACVIKRILPEYANLEPFSRMFADEAKVAALLTHPNIVQVFDFGKIDGQYYLAMEWIQGQSLDRIMRHAAAASMPLGLRVTVDVGLAMSDALTYAHAKTLSDGTPLKLVHRDITPGNVLVSRDGIVKLADFGIVKSSVNLERTVAGVVKGKYAYMSPEQITNRELDHRSDLYSLGIVLYEASTGRRLFKRDTMEATIVAASQGDVPPPSQVSPGFPPDLERILLRLLAKDPDARYPNARELHDDLERFRGTQHWTSGGRELATLMATLFPPDAKGRVATAVAVPGSMPGSSSQGSTRTPTGISHLADLPPQERGAPGESSARVVTGVMARGTDTGATGLVAPPEQVVGAESFPWGLAAAAGAAAVGSALFWLFVA, from the coding sequence ATGGTGACGCCGCCAACGGTCGCGCCTGAAGCCGATGAGCGCTTCGGGAAGTACCGCATCCTGCAGCGGCTCGCCGTGGGCGGGATGGCCCACATCTTCCTGGCCACCCTCGACGGGCCGGACGGCTTCTCCAAGGCGTGCGTCATCAAGCGCATCCTCCCGGAGTACGCGAACCTGGAGCCCTTCAGCCGCATGTTCGCGGACGAGGCCAAGGTCGCGGCGCTGCTGACCCACCCGAACATCGTGCAGGTGTTCGACTTCGGGAAGATCGACGGCCAGTACTACCTGGCGATGGAGTGGATCCAGGGTCAGTCGTTGGACCGCATCATGCGGCACGCGGCGGCGGCCTCCATGCCCCTGGGCCTGCGCGTCACGGTGGACGTGGGCCTCGCGATGTCGGACGCGCTGACGTACGCGCACGCGAAGACGCTGTCGGACGGCACGCCCCTGAAGCTGGTGCACCGGGACATCACGCCGGGCAACGTGCTGGTGTCGCGCGACGGCATCGTGAAGCTGGCGGACTTCGGCATCGTGAAGAGCTCCGTGAACCTGGAGCGCACGGTGGCCGGGGTGGTGAAGGGCAAGTACGCGTACATGTCCCCGGAGCAGATCACCAACCGGGAGCTGGACCACCGCTCGGACCTGTACTCGCTGGGCATCGTCCTCTACGAGGCGTCCACCGGGCGGCGGCTGTTCAAGCGCGACACGATGGAGGCCACCATCGTGGCCGCGTCGCAGGGGGACGTGCCCCCGCCGTCGCAGGTGTCGCCGGGCTTCCCGCCCGACCTGGAGCGCATCCTGCTGCGCCTGCTCGCGAAGGACCCGGACGCGCGCTATCCGAACGCGCGCGAGCTGCACGACGACCTGGAGCGCTTCCGCGGCACGCAGCACTGGACGTCCGGGGGCCGGGAGCTGGCCACGCTGATGGCCACGCTGTTCCCGCCGGACGCGAAGGGGCGGGTGGCCACGGCGGTGGCGGTGCCGGGCTCGATGCCGGGCTCCTCCAGCCAGGGCTCCACGCGCACGCCCACGGGCATCTCCCACCTCGCGGACCTCCCGCCGCAGGAGCGCGGCGCACCCGGAGAGTCCAGCGCGCGGGTGGTCACCGGCGTGATGGCGCGCGGCACGGACACGGGCGCGACGGGCCTCGTCGCCCCACCGGAGCAGGTCGTGGGGGCCGAATCGTTCCCCTGGGGGCTCGCGGCCGCGGCGGGCGCCGCCGCGGTGGGCAGCGCGTTGTTCTGGCTGTTCGTGGCGTGA
- a CDS encoding PEGA domain-containing protein: MKNQKTWVAVILLGTVAVNTGAYLVVRSRRAEQSPVPLELPVARPVPSEPASPPPAGVVAASDEAKAGLARARRASGLAALEDRDYARAVEEFTAVIDLGQDPLGDMGDLLRIATDLRSREQARAAKAPAQRESPPSKPAPRTRAARLAAARAQAREQQQAAEPEATRGGLLLVTSTPPGLVVLVDGRAVDMTPARLPVSAGSHRVVLAQGDRHLYSETVEVTEDAVRSLNRDLTAELTPAAVRPPPPAPASVVTTATAPAPTARSPEVAPPPEPSVAKAAVAQGPRLGDLEVSSPGLYGEVWINNRPYGFPPVSALALPAGPARLEVRVNGEVKRRMTVEVEPGRSTRVRVR; the protein is encoded by the coding sequence GTGAAGAATCAGAAGACCTGGGTCGCCGTCATCCTGCTGGGCACCGTGGCCGTGAACACCGGGGCGTACCTGGTGGTGCGCTCCCGCCGTGCCGAGCAGTCCCCCGTCCCGTTGGAACTCCCCGTCGCGCGGCCGGTGCCTTCCGAGCCCGCATCGCCACCTCCCGCTGGGGTGGTGGCCGCCTCCGACGAAGCGAAGGCGGGCCTCGCCAGGGCCCGGCGCGCGTCGGGGCTCGCCGCGTTGGAGGACCGCGATTACGCCCGGGCGGTGGAGGAGTTCACCGCGGTCATCGACCTGGGCCAGGATCCCCTCGGGGACATGGGGGACCTGCTGCGCATCGCCACCGACCTGCGCTCGCGTGAGCAGGCGCGCGCCGCCAAGGCCCCCGCCCAGCGCGAATCGCCCCCATCGAAGCCCGCGCCCCGCACCCGCGCCGCCAGGCTGGCCGCCGCGCGTGCCCAGGCCCGGGAGCAACAGCAGGCCGCCGAACCGGAGGCCACGCGGGGGGGCCTGCTGCTGGTGACCTCCACGCCGCCCGGGCTGGTGGTGCTGGTGGACGGCAGGGCGGTGGACATGACGCCCGCGCGTCTGCCCGTGTCGGCGGGGTCGCACCGCGTGGTGCTCGCGCAGGGCGACCGCCACCTCTACTCGGAAACCGTGGAGGTGACTGAGGACGCGGTGCGCTCGCTCAACCGCGACCTCACCGCGGAGCTGACGCCCGCCGCCGTCAGGCCCCCGCCGCCCGCCCCGGCGTCGGTGGTGACGACGGCGACAGCGCCCGCCCCCACCGCCCGCTCCCCGGAAGTGGCGCCGCCCCCGGAGCCGTCCGTCGCGAAGGCGGCCGTGGCGCAGGGGCCCCGGCTGGGGGACCTGGAGGTGTCATCGCCAGGGCTCTACGGCGAGGTGTGGATCAACAACCGGCCGTATGGCTTTCCGCCCGTCTCCGCGCTGGCGCTGCCGGCCGGGCCCGCGCGCCTGGAGGTCCGCGTCAACGGCGAGGTGAAGCGGCGCATGACGGTGGAAGTCGAGCCGGGCCGCAGCACCCGCGTCCGCGTGCGCTGA